The genome window AGCTTTTTATAAAATGCGTTATGGCAAGTTACTTACTTTTATAACTGCCTTAAAAATGGCCTGGAATAAAAAACACTTTAACCTGATCACCGATTACTTAAAAGGCTACCAACTGGCACAAAAAAACAACCTTGCTCCACTGTTAACAGAAGAACAAGGTCGTTTTATAAGGAAGTACCGATGGAACGGTATTACATCTAAGTTGGGATTTCCTTCTAGAAATTAAATGCCAAACCAAAACTCACATTGAACTGATTGTAAATTTCTTCCGCTGGTGTTAGATCTTCTGTTTTATACTTTGCTAATGGAAAAGCTGCTTCTGTATACACTCCAAAACCATCTGTAAAGAAATACCTCGCACCTAAGTGCCCACCGAAATTTTTAGTGCTAAAGGCAAGACCAGGATAAAGGTCAAACATAGGATCGATGTTTAAAACGTTACCTATGTTAGCATTGAAACGCAATTTCACAGCGGCTCTTTCATCAAAGTTAGCGTCTATGCTATCGTCGAGACTTAGTGCATAATTCAAGCCTAGACCCATAGAAAAGTTTTCTGCTACTCCAAAATCGTAGGTTCCTTGAATTCCTGTAGCCCCACTTTGAAAGTCAGCTCCTATTTGTACTTTTTGATCTCCTTTACCTGCAAATATTTGAGCATTTGCGGTTACACCAGCTACAAGAGCTGCGATAAATAGTATTTTTTTCATGTTGTTCCTTTAATTTTCCATTACAAATATAGGATTATCAGGGCAAAGTACTATTATTTCCTTAATACTTCGCTTATAGGGTTTCCAGTCGCTCCATTAGGAAAGCTTATTTTGAGTAAACTAGAAATGGTAGGCGCGATGTCAATAATTTCAGTGCGTTTGCTACTCGACCCTTGCTTAATACCGTTTCCGTAAAATAACAAAGGTACATGAGTGTCATAACTCTGAGAGCTCCCGTGAGTAGAGCCTGTTTTAGAATAAGAAATCACCGCTGGCTCTAAGACATAAATCACATCGCCGCTGCGCTTATGATGAAAACCATTCTGTATCAGTTTACCGGTTCCATCGGGCATAGTTCCAGAAACGAGTGCATTTCTCGTAAACACCTTATCTATATGTTTATAATCCAGTATGATGCTAGCAATGAAGTTTTCTAGGTCAATAGGATTGATCTTGTTCTTCATCACATTTGCTTTATTAAAGAAAATCTGATCGTTAGAAATATTTGAAATCAACTCGTCAGAGCTAAATTTTTCTACCAGAGCCTTATTTAATTTCTCCCTAAAATCTGATCTATCGAAGTATCCAGCATTGATATTCCTGCTTTGTAAATAAGCTGGA of Nonlabens sp. Ci31 contains these proteins:
- a CDS encoding DUF6646 family protein, coding for MKKILFIAALVAGVTANAQIFAGKGDQKVQIGADFQSGATGIQGTYDFGVAENFSMGLGLNYALSLDDSIDANFDERAAVKLRFNANIGNVLNIDPMFDLYPGLAFSTKNFGGHLGARYFFTDGFGVYTEAAFPLAKYKTEDLTPAEEIYNQFNVSFGLAFNF